A window from Pseudomonas frederiksbergensis encodes these proteins:
- a CDS encoding CaiB/BaiF CoA transferase family protein, translating into MPLTGKPLSGLKVIELGTLIAGPFASRICGEFGAEVIKIESPDGGDPLRKWRKLYEGTSLWWFVQARNKKSLTLNLKHPDGLAILKKLLSEADILIENFRPGVLEKLGLGWEVLHALNPKLVMVRLSGFGQTGPMKDQPGFGAVGESMGGLRYITGFEDRPPVRTGISIGDSIAALWGVIGALMALRHREVNGGLGQVVDVALYEAIFAMMESMVPEFDVFGFIRERTGNIMPGITPSSIHTSADGKHVQIGANGDAIFKRFMLVIGREDLANDPALASNDGRDNRRDEIYGVIDRWANSLPLDTLIEQLNQADVPASRIFSAEDMFSDPQYLAREMFLKAKLPDGKDFKMPGIVPKLSETPGTSEWVGPQLGEHNAQVLNDLGYDKEQIAKLREDGAI; encoded by the coding sequence ATGCCGCTCACCGGAAAACCGCTCTCAGGGCTGAAAGTCATTGAATTGGGTACGTTGATCGCCGGGCCGTTTGCCTCGCGCATTTGCGGCGAGTTCGGTGCCGAGGTGATCAAAATCGAGTCCCCCGATGGCGGCGATCCGTTGCGCAAATGGCGAAAACTGTATGAAGGCACCTCGCTGTGGTGGTTCGTCCAGGCGCGCAACAAGAAATCCCTGACCCTGAACCTCAAACACCCCGACGGGCTGGCGATTCTGAAAAAACTGCTCAGCGAAGCGGACATCCTGATCGAGAACTTTCGCCCTGGCGTGCTGGAAAAGCTCGGCCTGGGCTGGGAAGTCTTGCACGCACTGAACCCGAAACTGGTGATGGTGCGTCTCTCGGGTTTCGGTCAGACCGGGCCGATGAAGGATCAGCCAGGCTTTGGCGCCGTCGGTGAATCCATGGGCGGCTTGCGCTACATCACCGGGTTCGAAGACCGACCACCGGTGCGCACCGGGATTTCCATCGGCGACTCTATTGCCGCGCTCTGGGGTGTGATCGGCGCATTGATGGCCCTGCGTCATCGCGAGGTCAACGGTGGCCTTGGCCAAGTGGTGGATGTGGCGCTGTATGAAGCGATATTCGCCATGATGGAAAGCATGGTCCCGGAATTCGACGTGTTCGGTTTCATCCGCGAACGCACCGGCAACATCATGCCGGGCATCACGCCCTCGTCGATCCACACCAGTGCCGACGGCAAACATGTGCAGATCGGCGCCAATGGCGACGCGATTTTCAAGCGTTTCATGCTGGTCATTGGACGCGAGGATCTGGCCAACGACCCTGCGCTGGCCAGCAACGACGGACGCGATAACCGTCGCGACGAGATTTATGGGGTGATTGATCGCTGGGCCAACTCGCTGCCGCTGGACACCCTCATCGAGCAGTTGAATCAGGCCGACGTACCGGCCAGCCGGATCTTCAGTGCCGAGGACATGTTCAGTGATCCGCAGTACCTGGCCAGGGAAATGTTCCTCAAGGCCAAGTTGCCGGACGGCAAAGATTTCAAGATGCCGGGAATCGTGCCGAAACTCTCAGAGACACCCGGAACATCGGAATGGGTCGGGCCGCAGTTGGGCGAACACAATGCGCAGGTACTCAACGATCTTGGTTATGACAAGGAACAGATCGCAAAGCTGCGTGAAGACGGGGCCATCTAA
- a CDS encoding TIGR02285 family protein yields the protein MTRNRSQSCVKTGPSKLGCLLARPINHCLLRGGRALCAFAFFLLLAGQAQPTLAQPKETLVWLLRDLPPLMIFEGSKKGQGVIDQLLPMLIARMPQYEHTLMRVNRARGLQMLHEPSLTCDAALNWSKERAGWIAFSIPVFRAMSNGLAVRRIDREVLTPFIKDGEVDLAALLASGREKLGIIAERNYGEYLDALLKQAPANSLTLHYGNDALGSLLQMQRLGRLRMLLGYRSEIRYQAQQQGIAEDELQFYPIRGTGKYLSGYIGCTDTPQGRQAIIEINQLLRTLPHDHLSEAYAAWLDPESRSDYLEASRVFFLQQAEQ from the coding sequence ATGACAAGGAACAGATCGCAAAGCTGCGTGAAGACGGGGCCATCTAAGCTGGGCTGCCTGCTGGCGCGCCCCATCAACCACTGCCTGTTGCGCGGCGGGCGAGCATTGTGCGCGTTTGCGTTTTTCTTGCTGCTCGCTGGCCAGGCTCAGCCAACGTTGGCGCAACCGAAAGAAACCCTGGTCTGGTTACTGCGCGACCTTCCACCGCTGATGATTTTCGAGGGTTCGAAAAAGGGCCAGGGAGTCATCGATCAGCTATTACCCATGCTGATCGCCCGCATGCCGCAATACGAACACACCCTGATGCGAGTCAATCGCGCTCGCGGCTTGCAAATGCTCCACGAGCCCTCCCTCACGTGCGATGCGGCGCTGAACTGGAGCAAGGAGCGCGCTGGCTGGATCGCGTTTTCCATTCCGGTCTTTCGCGCCATGAGTAACGGCCTGGCAGTGCGGCGCATCGATCGGGAGGTGCTGACGCCCTTTATCAAGGACGGCGAAGTGGACCTGGCGGCCCTGTTGGCCAGTGGCCGAGAGAAACTGGGCATTATTGCCGAGCGCAATTACGGCGAATATCTCGACGCACTGCTCAAACAAGCGCCAGCCAATTCACTGACTCTCCATTACGGAAACGATGCGTTGGGCAGCCTGTTGCAAATGCAACGCCTGGGGCGCTTGCGGATGCTATTGGGATACCGCTCGGAGATCCGCTACCAGGCCCAGCAGCAAGGGATCGCGGAAGATGAATTGCAGTTCTACCCGATTCGCGGCACGGGCAAATACCTGTCCGGTTACATCGGCTGTACTGACACCCCTCAGGGCCGGCAGGCGATCATCGAAATCAACCAGCTGTTGCGCACCCTGCCCCACGATCACTTGAGCGAGGCATATGCCGCCTGGCTGGACCCCGAAAGCCGCAGCGACTACCTGGAAGCCAGCCGGGTATTTTTCCTGCAGCAGGCCGAGCAATGA
- a CDS encoding DUF3509 domain-containing protein, with amino-acid sequence MESISLLLGEALSPYQVTLTPSGTHGECLVTLKNATGAIVVERAFNQAQLTSKRLLTDVVDGLHRDVLIAEGRLEPCVIAALRNAAQDKILANRN; translated from the coding sequence ATGGAAAGTATCAGTCTATTGCTCGGTGAAGCTCTGAGCCCGTATCAGGTAACGTTGACCCCGTCGGGAACCCATGGCGAATGCCTGGTGACACTGAAAAATGCGACCGGCGCGATCGTGGTCGAACGGGCGTTCAATCAGGCCCAGCTGACCAGCAAGCGTCTGCTGACGGATGTCGTCGACGGATTGCATCGCGACGTGCTGATCGCCGAAGGCAGGCTGGAGCCCTGTGTCATCGCGGCGTTGCGCAATGCTGCCCAGGACAAGATCCTGGCCAACCGAAATTGA
- a CDS encoding transporter substrate-binding domain-containing protein, with protein MLFFRGLKPAACWMFFLLGTLGFAQSGSASQLAATDTKGLVAGPRIELDAQELKWIAEHSNVVVASVQYPLYLFKDKHGQWNGLNNDLLNRISAMTGLRFVHEESFSTDQLLGRLESGAADMSTTLAMNDERKMFLDFSHAFGGAGWVFVGRAGAPEVQSLKQLSGRVLVLPTRHALEATIRRDYSDIELRSVKTYAEARALVESGEAYATIENETGAHLYPSGQLKVGYTVEGKWEADHLAVRKGQPQLSSILNKALEALDPAELRAMRLKWLNGIVPVKVPGTWHRLAEWGCWGMFIVSLFGLLSLLWNRRLTILIQQRLDAEKSLSDQLAFQHALMDAMPDPMFVRDLEGRLIMCNKSYEEGLSTRFDQVQGRQLIELDVLPKETAELLHAEFMAQLGTRKTRFSERQLKFNNGVRHIYQWTVPFYGADGQLRGLLGGWTDIGKRKQQA; from the coding sequence GCTGGCCCAAGGATCGAGCTGGATGCTCAGGAGTTGAAATGGATTGCCGAGCATTCAAATGTCGTCGTCGCCTCGGTGCAATATCCGTTGTACCTGTTCAAGGATAAGCACGGCCAATGGAATGGCTTGAACAATGATCTGCTCAACCGCATCAGCGCGATGACGGGGTTGCGGTTTGTTCACGAAGAATCGTTTTCCACCGATCAGTTGCTCGGGCGCCTGGAAAGTGGTGCGGCGGACATGAGTACGACGCTGGCGATGAATGACGAACGCAAGATGTTTCTGGATTTCAGTCATGCGTTCGGTGGTGCTGGCTGGGTGTTCGTCGGGCGGGCCGGAGCGCCAGAGGTGCAATCCCTGAAGCAGCTGTCGGGAAGGGTTCTGGTGTTGCCGACCCGGCATGCGCTGGAGGCTACGATTCGCCGCGACTATTCGGACATCGAGCTGCGCTCGGTCAAAACCTACGCGGAGGCCCGGGCGCTGGTCGAGAGCGGCGAGGCCTATGCCACCATCGAAAACGAAACCGGAGCCCACCTCTATCCGTCCGGGCAACTCAAGGTCGGGTATACGGTGGAGGGCAAATGGGAGGCGGACCACCTGGCCGTTCGCAAAGGTCAACCTCAGCTGTCGAGCATCCTCAACAAGGCGCTTGAGGCGCTTGATCCTGCCGAACTGCGCGCCATGCGCCTGAAATGGCTCAATGGGATTGTCCCCGTCAAGGTGCCCGGCACCTGGCATCGACTCGCCGAGTGGGGCTGCTGGGGAATGTTTATTGTCAGTCTGTTCGGCTTGTTGTCCCTGCTCTGGAACCGACGGCTCACGATATTGATCCAGCAGCGCCTGGATGCCGAAAAAAGTCTGAGCGATCAACTCGCCTTCCAGCACGCGTTGATGGACGCCATGCCCGATCCGATGTTTGTTCGTGATCTGGAAGGGCGATTGATCATGTGCAACAAAAGTTATGAGGAGGGCTTGTCGACTCGTTTCGACCAGGTTCAGGGACGACAGTTGATTGAACTGGACGTCTTGCCCAAAGAGACCGCTGAACTGCTGCACGCAGAGTTCATGGCCCAGCTCGGTACGCGCAAGACGCGCTTCAGTGAGCGTCAATTGAAGTTCAACAACGGCGTCAGGCATATCTATCAGTGGACGGTGCCTTTTTACGGTGCCGACGGACAATTGCGAGGCCTGCTGGGTGGATGGACCGATATCGGCAAGCGAAAGCAGCAGGCATGA